The following proteins are co-located in the Halococcus salsus genome:
- a CDS encoding EamA family transporter produces MEFAELNSAVGFGLVTMVTWGVWIVVGNAASESIDPRTAAAISYLTAGLLALGFVLVSDASLAVTMRGGVLAGVAGVFTGIGLISMYMGFAHGSTTVVSTLGAMYFIVAAVISMGVLGEAVTLTRVVGIAFAVVGVVLVAR; encoded by the coding sequence ATGGAGTTCGCAGAACTGAACTCGGCCGTTGGCTTCGGGTTGGTCACGATGGTGACGTGGGGCGTCTGGATCGTCGTCGGCAACGCCGCGTCGGAATCGATCGACCCCAGAACTGCGGCCGCCATCTCGTATCTGACGGCGGGGCTCCTCGCGCTCGGCTTCGTGCTCGTCTCGGACGCATCGCTCGCCGTCACGATGCGGGGTGGAGTCCTCGCTGGTGTCGCTGGTGTGTTCACCGGGATCGGCCTCATCTCGATGTACATGGGGTTCGCGCACGGCTCGACGACGGTCGTCTCGACGCTCGGTGCCATGTACTTCATCGTCGCGGCCGTCATCAGTATGGGCGTGCTCGGGGAGGCGGTCACGCTGACGAGGGTCGTCGGCATCGCGTTCGCCGTGGTCGGCGTGGTGCTGGTCGCGCGATAG
- a CDS encoding uracil-DNA glycosylase, producing MAEYPEPDAKHPLAADCRRCPALVEARECISWGNGPLDADIVVVGEAPGAGTPEADLWKGGNFTGLAYTARHSGRKIREMMADLGYRDACYYTNAVKCFPSDGEGSNREPTDEEHENCRPYLEQEVREIEPRAVVATGKHATTSLLATENLELDGFVDSVLDPVPLPGLHTTLVPILHPSYQEIWISRLGYSYESYLDAVRETLAAVE from the coding sequence GTGGCCGAGTATCCCGAACCCGACGCGAAGCACCCGCTCGCCGCCGACTGCCGGCGATGTCCCGCGCTGGTCGAGGCCCGCGAGTGCATCTCGTGGGGCAACGGCCCGCTCGACGCCGACATCGTGGTTGTCGGCGAGGCACCCGGCGCGGGCACGCCCGAAGCCGACCTGTGGAAGGGCGGCAACTTCACCGGACTAGCCTACACTGCACGCCACTCCGGGCGCAAAATTCGAGAGATGATGGCGGACCTCGGCTATCGGGACGCGTGCTACTACACCAACGCGGTGAAGTGCTTTCCGTCGGACGGCGAGGGGTCGAACCGCGAACCGACGGACGAGGAACACGAGAACTGTCGGCCGTATCTCGAACAGGAGGTTCGGGAGATCGAACCCCGAGCGGTGGTCGCCACCGGAAAACACGCCACGACGAGCTTGCTCGCTACCGAGAACCTGGAACTCGATGGGTTCGTGGACTCGGTCCTCGACCCCGTTCCGCTCCCCGGTCTGCACACGACCCTCGTGCCGATCCTCCACCCTTCCTACCAGGAGATCTGGATTTCCCGGCTCGGCTACTCCTACGAATCGTATCTCGATGCGGTCCGGGAGACGCTCGCGGCGGTCGAGTGA
- a CDS encoding VanZ family protein: MDRRYRWLPVVAFAVVVFVGSVVPLPGGETTLGPFGLVGADKYTHAFAYFCLGGALAFALAPDRRWVAAAALAVVVTSLYGGGIEVVQGFVGRDPSLLDWGADVLGAVVGVALATGFDHVLRRRPWTER, translated from the coding sequence ATGGATCGACGATATCGCTGGCTCCCCGTGGTCGCCTTCGCCGTCGTCGTCTTCGTGGGGTCGGTCGTCCCGCTTCCCGGGGGCGAGACCACGCTCGGCCCGTTCGGGCTCGTCGGTGCGGACAAGTACACCCACGCCTTTGCCTACTTCTGTCTCGGCGGGGCGCTGGCGTTCGCGCTCGCGCCGGACCGGCGCTGGGTCGCGGCGGCAGCGCTCGCGGTCGTCGTCACCTCGCTCTACGGCGGTGGGATCGAGGTCGTCCAGGGCTTCGTCGGGCGCGACCCCTCCTTGCTCGACTGGGGTGCGGACGTCCTCGGCGCGGTCGTCGGTGTGGCGCTCGCCACCGGATTCGACCACGTGTTACGACGGCGACCGTGGACCGAACGATGA
- a CDS encoding bacterio-opsin activator domain-containing protein codes for MATIAEFTIPAHEFALSETLERRPDITINIDRVVAHNTSQVVPFVRVTNGEVEGLTEILEADASVMEIELFGETDDERFYRLVWNETAEIVGYMINEHDATVQEATATDGVWHLRVLFPDREDLSAIGEYATENGITLDVKRIYGTDEFEAARYNLTESQHETLSKAIKEGYYEIPRGINTQELANELDISHQALSERFRRATKNLALSALAIEDDDDRNTET; via the coding sequence ATGGCGACTATCGCGGAGTTCACGATCCCAGCCCACGAGTTCGCACTCTCAGAGACCCTCGAACGTCGCCCTGATATTACTATCAACATTGACCGCGTCGTCGCTCACAACACGAGTCAAGTCGTTCCATTTGTTCGGGTTACCAATGGCGAAGTCGAAGGGCTGACCGAGATACTCGAAGCCGATGCAAGCGTCATGGAGATCGAACTCTTCGGTGAAACCGACGACGAACGATTCTATCGGCTAGTGTGGAACGAAACTGCCGAAATCGTCGGCTACATGATCAACGAGCATGATGCTACTGTCCAAGAGGCCACCGCCACTGATGGCGTATGGCACCTCCGTGTACTCTTTCCCGACAGAGAAGACCTCTCCGCTATAGGTGAATACGCCACTGAGAACGGCATTACTCTCGATGTGAAGAGGATCTACGGCACCGATGAGTTTGAAGCGGCTCGCTACAACCTCACCGAATCGCAGCATGAAACCCTTTCCAAGGCTATCAAAGAGGGATATTACGAGATCCCACGCGGGATAAATACTCAGGAACTCGCCAATGAACTCGACATTTCTCATCAAGCACTCTCCGAACGATTCCGACGAGCAACGAAGAATCTCGCGCTGAGTGCGTTGGCCATTGAGGATGACGACGACCGAAACACAGAGACATAG